One window from the genome of Diospyros lotus cultivar Yz01 chromosome 11, ASM1463336v1, whole genome shotgun sequence encodes:
- the LOC127813266 gene encoding uncharacterized protein LOC127813266, with protein MEPSDQREQMKSNSDLMTRRLKNRERQRRYRARKRLEADMKKGSTLTNASPLQVEMQGSGVVGNHVSTVHCKRNWKKDARSAHAAMSRVSTSTNECLGEAEAKPLVQSEIPSVNFIVQNGSERSVTPGRRHWKAEARNKKS; from the coding sequence ATGGAGCCTTCTGATCAGAGAGAGCAAATGAAAAGCAATAGTGATCTTATGACCCGCCGTTTAAAGAACCGAGAACGCCAACGTAGATACAGGGCCCGGAAGCGTCTTGAAGCCGACATGAAGAAGGGAAGTACTTTAACCAACGCAAGTCCACTGCAGGTAGAGATGCAAGGAAGCGGGGTTGTTGGGAATCATGTTAGCACTGTtcattgcaaaagaaattggaagaaagatGCCAGAAGTGCCCATGCAGCCATGTCTCGTGTTTCGACCTCGACCAATGAATGTCTAGGTGAAGCGGAAGCAAAGCCACTGGTACAAAGTGAAATTCCATCGGTCAACTTCATCGTCCAAAATGGCAGTGAGAGAAGTGTTACGCCTGGCCGAAGACATTGGAAAGCCGAGGCAAGAAATAAGAAAAGTTGA
- the LOC127813265 gene encoding transcription factor MYC2-like, translating into MTDYRLATMNLWADENASMMMEAFMASDLPSFWPPPSSSTTAAAAEPSKAIHHQSLPPQPVAVFNQESLQQQLQALIEGARESWTYAIFWQSSVDHAGGSILGWGDGYYKGEEDKAKRKMTTSPSEQEHRKKVLRELNSLISDSSPSADDTVDEEVTDTEWFFLVSMTQSFPNGGGLPGQAFFNSTPIWLAGADSLAGSPYERARQGQVFGIQTMVCIPSVNGVVELGSSELIFQSSDLMNKVRVLFNFNGIESASWSMQTDHSENDPSALYITDPSSAEIRDSVNTAKQITFENPPVIHQESQGHSQSTYTRELNFAEFVNEGSSTGNGNSRLCKPESGEILNFGESKRSSNQSHFGIAEEKKKKRASTSQSTIEEGILSFSSGVVLPCSTATGEESNQADLMGSAARDADCRRVVDPEKRQRKRGRKPANGREEPLNHVEAERQRREKLNQRFYALRAVVPNVSKMDKASLLGDAISYINELKSKVQAAESDKEEMSSQIERLKKEMAAKESRNPCPPPRLDPDPKHPSHHQDSLIDAEIDVKIIGWEVMIRMQCSKKNHPAARLMATLKELDLDVQHASVSVMNDLMIQQATVRMGSRFYTQEQLRLVLLSHLADT; encoded by the coding sequence ATGACGGACTACCGCTTGGCGACAATGAATCTATGGGCCGACGAGAATGCCTCAATGATGATGGAGGCGTTCATGGCCTCCGATCTGCCGTCGTTTTGGCCGCCACCCTCATCCTCCACCACGGCGGCGGCTGCGGAGCCATCCAAGGCGATCCATCACCAATCCCTGCCGCCGCAGCCGGTCGCCGTGTTCAACCAGGAGAGCCTTCAGCAACAGCTCCAGGCCCTGATCGAGGGTGCTCGGGAGAGTTGGACTTACGCCATATTCTGGCAATCGTCCGTCGATCACGCCGGCGGCTCGATCCTCGGCTGGGGCGACGGGTACTACAAAGGCGAGGAGGACAAGGCTAAGCGAAAGATGACGACGTCGCCGTCGGAGCAGGAGCACCGGAAGAAGGTCCTCCGCGAGCTCAATTCTCTGATCTCCGACTCCTCGCCGTCGGCCGACGACACAGTCGACGAGGAAGTCACCGACACCGAGTGGTTCTTTCTTGTTTCCATGACTCAGTCGTTTCCAAATGGCGGTGGCCTCCCCGGCCAGGCCTTCTTCAATTCGACCCCAATTTGGCTAGCCGGAGCCGACAGCCTCGCCGGCTCGCCTTACGAGCGAGCCCGTCAGGGCCAGGTTTTTGGTATCCAGACCATGGTCTGCATCCCCTCCGTCAATGGCGTCGTCGAGTTAGGTTCTTCTGAACTCATTTTCCAGAGCTCTGATCTCATGAATAAGGTCCGAGTTCTCTTCAATTTCAACGGCATCGAATCGGCTTCGTGGTCGATGCAGACCGACCACAGCGAGAACGACCCGTCGGCGCTCTACATAACCGACCCTTCCTCGGCCGAAATCCGGGACTCAGTGAACACTGCAAAGCAAATCACATTTGAAAATCCGCCTGTTATTCACCAAGAGAGCCAAGGGCATTCCCAGAGCACATACACCAGAGAGTTGAATTTCGCTGAATTCGTTAACGAGGGAAGTAGCACCGGCAACGGGAATTCACGCCTGTGCAAGCCCGAGTCCGGTGAGATATTGAATTTTGGGGAAAGCAAGAGGAGTTCGAATCAATCCCATTTTGGAATTgcggaggagaagaagaagaagagggcgTCGACTTCGCAGAGCACAATTGAAGAGGGAATACTTTCGTTTAGTTCCGGCGTGGTATTGCCGTGTTCGACGGCCACCGGGGAAGAGTCGAATCAGGCCGACCTTATGGGGTCGGCGGCTCGGGACGCCGACTGCAGGAGAGTGGTTGACCCTGAGAAAAGGCAGCGAAAGCGGGGCAGAAAGCCGGCGAATGGAAGAGAAGAGCCATTGAATCATGTGGAGGCTGAGAGGCAGAGAAGAGAGAAGCTTAACCAGAGATTCTATGCTCTCAGAGCAGTGGTCCCAAACGTCTCCAAAATGGACAAAGCTTCCCTCCTTGGAGACGCCATTTCCTACATCAACGAGCTGAAATCCAAGGTTCAAGCGGCAGAGTCCGATAAAGAGGAGATGAGCAGCCAGATTGAGCGTCTGAAGAAAGAAATGGCTGCCAAAGAGTCAAGAAATCCATGCCCACCGCCTCGGCTCGATCCGGACCCGAAGCATCCAAGCCACCATCAAGACAGTTTGATAGATGCGGAAATTGATGTGAAGATAATTGGGTGGGAAGTGATGATCCGAATGCAGTGCAGCAAGAAGAACCACCCGGCTGCGAGGTTAATGGCGACGCTCAAGGAGCTGGATCTTGATGTGCAGCATGCTAGCGTTTCAGTAATGAATGATTTGATGATCCAACAGGCGACTGTGAGGATGGGGAGTCGGTTCTACACGCAGGAACAGCTCCGGCTGGTCTTGTTGTCCCATCTTGCCGATACCTGA